Within the Streptomyces vilmorinianum genome, the region GGCGGCGCGGCACCCGGAGGGTGTCGAGCCGGGTCCGGTGGTGGCGCAGCCGGGCCTGGAAGCCGGCCCAGTCCCTGCGCCCGGTCCAGGCGGTCTCGGCCAGGGCGCAGAGCCGGGGGAAGGCCAGGTACTCGGCGTGCGCGGCGGTGGGGACGTACTCGGTCCACAGTTGGGCCTGGGTGCCGAGGACCCGCGCGGTCTCCGCCGGGCTCCAGTGGGCCGGCGCGGGGTCGGTGCCGTGGACGGCTCGCAGGTCGACGACGGCGCCCGGCTGGCCGGGCGGCTCGTGGGGGCTCGCCGACTGGGGGTAGTCGAGATAGGTGGAGCGGTGGGGGGCCATGACGACCTGGTGGCCGCGGCGGGCGGCGGTGCGCCCGTGGGCGGTGTCCCGCCAGGGCATGACCGTGAAGTACGGGGGGAGGTCGGCGCCGGTCTCGGTCCAGCCGAGCGGCCGGCGGCCGGCGTCGAGGAGGTGGCGCCCGACCTGTTCCATGAACCAGCCGTGCAGGGCGTCCGGGCCGTCGAGTCCCTGCTCCGCGACGCGGCGGCGGGCGACGGGCGAGGCGTGCCACTCGGCGGTCGGGCACTCCTCGCCGCCGATGTGGACGTGGGGCGAGGGGAAGACGTCGAGGACCTCGTCGAGGACCTCGCGGCAGAAGTCGAGGACCTCGTCGTGGACGCCGAGGACGGTGTCGCACACGCCCCAGCGGTCCCAGACGCCCAGGGCGCGGTCCGGCCGGTTGCCGAGTTCGGGGTAGGCGGCCAGGACTGCCCTGGCGTGGCCGGGCATCTCGATCTCGGGCACGACGGTGATCCCCCGCTCGGCCGCGTGCCGTACCAGACCGGCGAGTTCGGAGCGGGTGTAGGCGCCGCCGTGCGGGAGGCCGCCGATCTCGGTGAGGCGGGGACGGGCGGCGACCGGCATGCGCCAGCCCTGGTCGTCGGTGAGGTGGAGATGGAGGACGTTGAGTTTGTGGAGGGCGAGGAGGTCGACGTACCTCCGGAGGAAGGAGACGGGCCGGAAGTGCCGGGCGACGTCGAGCATGGCTCCGCGCCAGGAGAACCGGGGCACGTCGGTGATCTGTACGCAGGGCACGGACCACTCGACGCCGCGGACGGGCTCGTCGTGAAGTGCCTGCACGGGCAGGAGTTGACGGAGCGTCTGGACTCCGGCGAGCAGACCCCGGGGCCGGGCGGCGCGCAGCAGGACCCCCTCGGGGCCGACGGTGAGGCCGTACCCCTCGTCGCCGAGACCGGTGAGGGCGGGGTCGAGGGCGAGGACGACGGGGCCGTCGGAGCGGGAGGGCAGCCGGAGGCCGGTGGCGGGC harbors:
- a CDS encoding beta-N-acetylhexosaminidase; the protein is MPVPPQLVPHPTQLTLLPGRFTFDAATALTIAPGAEGAAELLRTLLRPATGLRLPSRSDGPVVLALDPALTGLGDEGYGLTVGPEGVLLRAARPRGLLAGVQTLRQLLPVQALHDEPVRGVEWSVPCVQITDVPRFSWRGAMLDVARHFRPVSFLRRYVDLLALHKLNVLHLHLTDDQGWRMPVAARPRLTEIGGLPHGGAYTRSELAGLVRHAAERGITVVPEIEMPGHARAVLAAYPELGNRPDRALGVWDRWGVCDTVLGVHDEVLDFCREVLDEVLDVFPSPHVHIGGEECPTAEWHASPVARRRVAEQGLDGPDALHGWFMEQVGRHLLDAGRRPLGWTETGADLPPYFTVMPWRDTAHGRTAARRGHQVVMAPHRSTYLDYPQSASPHEPPGQPGAVVDLRAVHGTDPAPAHWSPAETARVLGTQAQLWTEYVPTAAHAEYLAFPRLCALAETAWTGRRDWAGFQARLRHHRTRLDTLRVPRRLSPTSVQGEESP